The genomic interval GTGAAGATTCCGGTATTTCGCACGAGTCTCGTGGCCACGGCCAGCTTCTTGCCTTTGTCCCTCATCGCACTCATTGTCTTTCTGGTCATCTATTCCTGGCCCGCCATCCAGTACAATGGCGTGCATTTCCTGTGGACCAACAACTGGAACCTCGGCAATCTGTATGGTAACCCCGTGGATGTGCACGGGCAGCAGATCATGCCGGGAGCCGCCTATGGCGTCTGGTTCCTGGTGGTTGGAACCTTTCTCAGCTCTTTTCTGGCCCTGATCATCGCCCTGCCTTTGGCGGTGGGGGCAGCCTATTTTCTGGCGGAGTCCCTGCCCAAATGGCTGGCGAGCCCCCTGACCTTGCTGGTGGACCTCCTCGCCGCCGTCCCCAGTGTCGTGTTTGGTCTGTGGGGCTATTCGCTGCTCATTCCCCTCATGGGGCAGAAGGTCTATCCCTGGCTGGCCGATGCCCTGCAGGGCGTGCCCTTTCTAGGGGGGTCTCCCGGCAGCGGCTACGGTCTGCTGACGGTGGCCATCGTCCTGACCTTCATGGTGGTGCCGCTCATCTCCGCCACCATGCGCGACGCCATCGCCTCGGTGGATGCGCCACTCAAGGAGGCGGGCCTCAGTCTAGGGCTGTCGCGCCTGGAGGTGTTCTGGCACATCATCCTGCCCAAGCTGCGCAAGGTGCTGATTGGTGTGTCCATTCTTGCGCTCGGGCGAGCCATCGGGGAGACCATGGCGGTGGCCATGGTCAGTGGCAATGCCCTCAACTACCTACCTAACAACATTTATACGCCCATCTCGACCATGGCGGCTTTCATCTTGACGCAGCTGGAAAGCGCCCTCCAGGACCCGACCAATATGGCCGTAGAGGCCCTGTCGGAAATCGCTTTGGTGCTTTTGGCCATCTCCGTGTTGGTCAATAGTGCGGCCCGTCTCATTTTGTGGATGTCCAAGGTGCGCTGATGAGTATTGTTCAAGCGAAGACGACCGTGGTTCCCGAGTCCGCCTCCCTGAGTAACCGGCGTTTGCGTATCTCCTGGCGTCGACATGCTTTTCGCTTTCTGGGCGGTATTTTTGTTGGCGCGAGTTTTTTCATTGTCGCCTTTGCCTTTCTGTCCATCATCGGGGACGTGCTCATCCGTGCCTTGCCGGCCCTGCACTGGAAACTCTTCACGGAAGTCAGCACGGGGATGGGCGGCGGGC from Acidithiobacillus caldus ATCC 51756 carries:
- the pstC gene encoding phosphate ABC transporter permease subunit PstC; translation: MKIPVFRTSLVATASFLPLSLIALIVFLVIYSWPAIQYNGVHFLWTNNWNLGNLYGNPVDVHGQQIMPGAAYGVWFLVVGTFLSSFLALIIALPLAVGAAYFLAESLPKWLASPLTLLVDLLAAVPSVVFGLWGYSLLIPLMGQKVYPWLADALQGVPFLGGSPGSGYGLLTVAIVLTFMVVPLISATMRDAIASVDAPLKEAGLSLGLSRLEVFWHIILPKLRKVLIGVSILALGRAIGETMAVAMVSGNALNYLPNNIYTPISTMAAFILTQLESALQDPTNMAVEALSEIALVLLAISVLVNSAARLILWMSKVR